The following are from one region of the Rosistilla carotiformis genome:
- a CDS encoding response regulator → MISVLVVDDSRFMGKVMQTVLTEIGFNVVGLGCDGEEGVQLFKELNPDITLLDVTMPNMDGLECLKEIRAHCPDANVVMLSALKDEEIVRKCLEAGAGAFLEKPIRRDCIEDQQRLISAVEKILGYAV, encoded by the coding sequence ATGATTTCCGTGTTAGTGGTCGATGACAGCAGATTTATGGGCAAGGTGATGCAGACCGTGCTCACTGAAATCGGATTCAACGTCGTTGGCCTGGGCTGCGATGGCGAGGAAGGGGTGCAGTTGTTCAAAGAATTGAACCCCGACATAACTTTGCTGGATGTGACGATGCCGAACATGGATGGTCTGGAGTGCTTGAAGGAGATTCGCGCCCACTGCCCCGATGCCAACGTGGTGATGCTCTCGGCGCTCAAAGACGAAGAGATCGTGCGGAAGTGTTTGGAAGCAGGCGCGGGGGCGTTTCTAGAGAAACCAATCCGTCGCGATTGCATTGAGGATCAGCAGCGTCTTATTTCAGCCGTCGAGAAAATTTTGGGGTACGCGGTGTGA
- a CDS encoding sensor histidine kinase: MNDIQHLSDHARAFEEISERVLFDMFGVSTLQRSDVMESSSLRTKKNFIVSIYYTGTVFGEYVIAMDEETAARVIGIDETIFQQTQPEVREMICDAISETLNTIVGEAIVRLQETYAKLTVTAPRVYFGEIRYPQFRTRSVTMETQVGHVECHFCLDLMRLDLATSYDEAMASLVEINTKLKAANRHLAEQQAQLVHSEKMASIGVLASGVAHEINNPLFFVDTNLNALCDYVHVIESTISDYERLCATLLDCNAPVIGSDGSVLNRLGGNASSETPQRDIRYVLNDTKMLVSESRDGVIRIKDIVKSLKDFSNLDRGGIVDADLNAIVINAVKMLQTTLGDTDKIELKLGELSTMACNVGEIAQVCSIVILNAVQATPDTGKVYVSTNGTDVDSCLVVDDNGAGISKEDLDQIFDPFFTTKAEGEGTGLGLSIAYGIVRTHGGAITVESELGVGTKVIVRLPNESVQEELDEAECDAFI, from the coding sequence GTGAACGACATTCAACATCTATCGGATCATGCACGCGCGTTTGAAGAGATTTCCGAACGTGTCCTTTTCGACATGTTTGGAGTTTCCACGCTCCAACGTTCGGACGTCATGGAATCCAGTTCGTTGCGAACGAAGAAGAATTTTATCGTGTCGATCTACTACACGGGGACCGTGTTTGGTGAGTATGTGATCGCCATGGATGAAGAGACCGCGGCGCGCGTGATTGGAATTGATGAGACGATCTTTCAGCAGACGCAGCCCGAAGTGCGCGAAATGATTTGCGACGCGATTTCTGAAACATTGAACACGATCGTTGGGGAAGCGATCGTGCGGTTGCAAGAAACCTACGCCAAACTGACGGTGACCGCGCCACGTGTCTATTTCGGCGAGATTCGCTATCCTCAGTTTCGTACGCGCAGCGTCACGATGGAAACCCAAGTTGGCCATGTCGAGTGTCACTTTTGCCTAGACTTGATGCGGCTGGATCTCGCGACATCCTACGACGAAGCGATGGCGAGTTTGGTGGAAATCAACACAAAGCTGAAGGCTGCCAACCGTCATCTTGCGGAACAGCAAGCCCAGTTGGTCCATTCCGAGAAGATGGCTTCGATCGGTGTGTTGGCCTCTGGGGTCGCCCATGAAATCAATAACCCTCTGTTTTTCGTCGACACCAATTTGAATGCGTTGTGTGACTATGTGCATGTCATTGAATCGACAATCTCGGATTATGAACGGTTATGTGCAACGCTCCTGGATTGTAATGCGCCCGTGATCGGTTCCGATGGAAGCGTATTGAATCGGCTAGGTGGGAACGCTTCCTCCGAAACGCCCCAACGCGATATCCGATACGTGTTGAACGACACCAAAATGTTGGTCAGTGAATCGCGTGATGGTGTGATTCGAATCAAAGACATTGTGAAGAGTCTTAAGGACTTTTCCAATCTTGACCGCGGCGGCATCGTGGATGCAGACCTTAACGCGATCGTCATCAACGCTGTCAAAATGCTACAAACGACGCTCGGGGACACGGACAAAATTGAATTGAAGTTGGGGGAACTCTCCACGATGGCTTGTAACGTGGGGGAGATCGCTCAAGTCTGTTCGATCGTCATTCTCAACGCCGTGCAGGCAACTCCTGACACGGGAAAGGTCTATGTGTCGACGAACGGAACCGATGTGGATTCGTGTTTGGTTGTCGATGACAACGGGGCTGGAATCTCTAAGGAAGATCTCGATCAGATCTTTGATCCGTTTTTCACCACCAAAGCGGAAGGGGAAGGGACGGGATTGGGGCTGTCGATCGCTTACGGAATCGTTCGCACCCATGGCGGCGCGATCACGGTAGAAAGCGAACTGGGCGTCGGTACCAAGGTGATCGTTCGCTTACCCAACGAAAGCGTTCAGGAAGAACTGGACGAAGCGGAATGCGATGCCTTCATTTGA